TAAATATGCTCAAATCACCAACAACCCAGAGTTAGATGGATGCGTTAATGCACTTTTACTGACTTAGTTTATTTaaggaaaaatttatttagcGTATTATAGTTTTCTTGGGCTTGGATGTatattttccttctttgtTTGGCTTGATGCCACCTTGAGGTATTTGAAAGTCGAATATGTCGTAAAATCAACAATCATTGTTGGTGGTTCAAGCGGCTTTCTTTACGATTGGAAATTATCGGAATTTTTACAcaagttttgaaatggTTATGGCATGGGTATTAATAAacattgatttttaaataataattgatTAAATTCACAACTGAACCACAGTTTAAGCGAGTAAAGGTATCGTAAATGTCTAggtaattattttttttaccaataCAGGTTGTTGGAACCGAGTATTCAATGCTATCGATTTCACTACAAGTACAAACTGCTACAATACAATCGCGGCTTAAGACTATTTGCTAATATTTGCGACGTAAATTAAGGCACAAAGATACTCATTCGTATAATTGATCTAGTCAAACAAGCCAAAACCCATGTCCTCATCAGACTCTTCCTCCTCCTTGGcttcttccttcttttcttcttcggCAGCTTCAGCAGGAGCGGCGGCGCCAGCACCGGCAGCAGTAGGAGCAGAGGCGGCACCAGCAGAACCAATGTTAAGTAGGAGCTCCTTCAAGTCTTTTCCTTCAAGAGCTTTAGCGAAAATAGTGGCCCAAATAGGCT
Above is a genomic segment from Schizosaccharomyces pombe strain 972h- genome assembly, chromosome: III containing:
- the rpp103 gene encoding ribosomal protein P1; the encoded protein is MSASELATSYAALILADEGIEITSDKLLSLTKAGNVEVEPIWATIFAKALEGKDLKELLLNIGSAGAASAPTAAGAGAAAPAEAAEEEKKEEAKEEEESDEDMGFGLFD